TTCTAAATATCATGTTCACAAATTACTTCTCTGCTCAAATGCTTTCAGTAGATTCCCCCTGCTCCCTGCctggaaaatagattttaaacttCTGAGCACAGCACTTAAGGTCCTAACAATCTGGCTACTTTACCTCTTTACCCACTCTATCCTATGTGTAAcagatcaaaacaaaacaaaaagattatgatGTGGAAGGCTTGTTCTTTTGTTAAacaaatctattaatttttttttttttttgagacagagttttgcttttgttgcccaggctagagtgcaataacgcaatcttggctcaccacaacctcagcctcctgggttcaagtgatcctcctgcctcagcctcccgagtagctgggattacagccatgtgccaccatgcctggcttatttttattttattttatttttgtattttcagtagagatggggtttctccatgttggtctggctggtcttgaactcccgacctctggtgatccacctgccttggcttcccaaagtgctgggattacaggcatgagccactgttcctggcctatgttaaatttttataaatcagAATCAGAGAAAAGAGATGAATGATACTGCAGTAAGTTCTCATTGGAGGCATCTGATACTACCATACTCTATTGAAAGATCAGTTCTATTGTTAGTAAGAATTATATTAACAAGGTATGAAATTgaactagaaaaataactttCCTAGGTTACTAGAATGGGAAAAACTTATGGTAGACTACTGTAggaaaagtcattaaaaatcTTTATGAAGTTTCCTAGGaagacattcaaagaataatCCTAAAAGTGAAAAGACCTTTGTAATTATGTAGTACAACcaacacattttctaaaattagacATTTTGAAGGCCAGAGGAATAGAGTGACTTTTCCAGGTTTATACAGCTACTTCATAGTTCTGAAACTAAATAAGTGCCAATGAGGTTTTTACCATGTGGTAAGCAGTATGCTAAGTGTTTGATcggcattatctcatttgatctttgcTTCAGCCCTTAGTATTTTTATAAACCTCATTTTACATTTGAGAGCAATAAATCACTAAAACTCTTCTctgaaattttgtcatttaagACTTGCTgctcccggccgggcgcggtggctcaagcctgtaatcccagcactgtgggaggccgagatgggcggatcacgaggtcaggagatcgagaccatcctggctaacacggtgaaaccccgtctctactaaaaaatacaaaaaactagcggggcgcggtggcgggcgcctgtagtcccagctaggctgaggcaggagaatggcgtgaacccgggaggcggagcttgcagtgagctgagatccggccactgcactccagcctgggcggcagagcgagactccgtctccaaaaaaaaaaaaaaaaaaaaaaaaaaaaaaaaaaaaaaagacttgctgCTCCCTTTTGTTACGTGACCTGCCTTCTTCCTCTGGAAATACTTCTTTTCTGTAACTCATCTAATACTCCATCTATAACTTTGGAAGATTGCTGTCatacctaaaataaattttaaatatattttcaccaCTAACTTGCATGATCCATGCTAAAATGGGCTATCTCAcataatttttcagaaataggAGTTTTGGTATAATCTCACTTTGATATTATTTTAGTTCCAATATggtactgctttaaaaaaaaacttaaagaaggCAGGTATTATATATGATCACCTCAGAAGACTGAGGAAAACACAATGAGCTCAGGatcatttttctgaaaaaagCTGATGTGCCAAAGATACTAACTTACTAGCACAACACTGTTTCTTAATGTTCTTGGAAAAAGGGGTAAGAATGAGTGAATGCTAGAGTTAAGGAATTACAAAAACATAGAAAGTCTGGTGGTTAAGGTAAAGAGTAAGAATGGCAGCTTGAGGTGTGCGTTTGTTTAGTATTAACTGCATGTGAGCTGAGGGAAGGAGCCTGTTGGGGAAGAGAGATTAAAGAGGCAGAGGGATCACTGACAGAGCAAGGTTCCAGAGGAAGCCTCTGTTTTACAAGGTAGCAAGTTCAGAGTAAAAGGCCCAACCACCACCCAATTTGACTTACTATGCCATGAAAATGGCCTAAGTTTGAGAATGTGGGTAATATATAATAGAAGTaccccttttaaaaaattctaaattttaaaaatattcagaaccAGAGTTTTTAAGGAACTAGATATATCCCCTACACAGGACTATGTTCATTCATCTttgaattattaaaatagttttgctTATAGATCAATGAGTGACTGTAAAACCACAACGAATCcagaataacattttaatttagttttaaaagacaCTTATACTCACTACAGACTGAAAATATTCAGGAGAGATGCCTTCCAATTCAAGGATTTTATCCTCAAGCTTTTTAATTCTCTGATAAATGTCTCTTGGCACTGGACCAcctaaatacattaaaaaaaattctgagatacTGTTGAATAATTCTTTCTTCTtacaatttttattcttaaaataccATGCAAAGACACTTATGCAAAGGAATGgaaaatacttaataaaaaacaaaagtaaaacaaaatgaagtcCTTAGgtcatattttcatattatacACTATTGGACATATTGTACTACACTTCCTCTCTCCAAACCCCATTTATGCTTCCTATATTCTAGGAGTTTCATGTTAAATTCATTTTACAAGATATTGTGAATAGCTTCCatatagaacaatttatatttctgatATGCTTTGATAACATGGGAGGACAAAAATGAATAGTGACAAATGATGATAATTCAATGCAGTGGTTGCAATATGTCATATTAGTTTCTTCAATTAATACTTCTTCCTACATgccatattttttcctttgacctaaaagaatgtaaaaaagaGGCTTTACCATAATTTTAAACTAACAAACTTTCTGAGGAGGGGAACAGTAAATTATggccaaattttaaatttatgattatATCAAGAATCCTTCTACTTCTCACCCCCTCCACACTGCGGCCTTTTTGGTCCAGACCACTTCCACCTCTCCCTGGATTATCGCAACCCCCAAACTGGTCTCCCTGTTTCTGTCATGCTTTCATAGAGTGTATTCCCAACACAGGAGCCAGTGATCCTCTAAAAATGTAAGTTAGATCACGTCATTTCTCTGCTTCCAATACCTGATCATTTCACTCAGATTAAATACCTTCCAATATCTGATCATTTCACTCAGATTAAATACCAAAGCCCTCACAATGGCCTACAAGGCCATACACAATTTGGACATTCTCCCTATGCCCACATGGTTCCAGCCACTTGATTACTTTTTTCTGTTATTCAGCGAGGTCAAGCACCCTGTAAGCTTCAGCTAGTTCCCTCCACCTCCATAATCCCAAGTCAATTTCAAGTCTTAGCTCAAAAGTTACCTTATCAGTAATGCCTTCTCTCACTATCCTGTTAAAAACACCAGTACTACGAACGACTCCCCTACCCAGCACTCCCTTATCCTCCTTACCTTAATTTTCTCCATTCCATTACTACCACCCAACATtcagtatattttctttcagtattgtTTCCCCATTCTAATGTAAGCTCCAAGAGGAcagttttatctgttttgttcattagGTAGAGCTGTGCAGCTTGTGCACTGGACAAACCGAGCAAGCATTAGTTTGTAAGACTACAATGCCTGGCAAAGAGCTGGTGCTTAATATTTACTGACTGAATGAATACATGATTAGCCAATCATTATGCAATTAAAGAATACAGGtacatttttatatcaaaattgTCAACCTGTTAtgtataaaaattctagaaagtttttttgaggatttaaaaaaatcttaggaCCCTGGTTGTTCTTGTTCTTGAATAAAGTAACTTGTTCATTTGACTTTGCTCTTGCTGCTCCCTTTACCTACAACGTCCTCTGCCTTACTTCTGTATCTGTCAAGAGCCAGTTCAAGCTTCACTGGGTGACGCAGGCACTGCCTAAACCTCTTCATTCGCATAAAGGCTCCTTGTGCCCCCCGGCATTCTTCAGTGCTCCCGAGTTTTTTGGGACGGactctcactatattgtccaggctggtctcaaactcctggactcaagctctgttcccacttcagcctcccaaggagctgggattataggcacacaccactacacccagcctttCATTACTCCTTTAAAACTCTACTTCACTATTAATCTTTCTCTCATCAGATTATAAAGTCCTTGAAGCTGGGGACTATGATTATATCATCTCAGTATCCCTTGTGCCTAAAATAGTGCTTGGAGCATAGTAAGCATTCAACAGATGTTTTTCCAAAAAATTAACTATTTCATATTATTGAGACTTAACCGGTCAATCCTTTTATACAGTGGCATTTTAAACCCATCCACTTCTGAGGGAGGAGATTAATTCTTAATGCCAATGTCTTATTACTCTCAAAGATTTactcattctgttttcttcttctaccTTCATCTGGTTAGTATAGCTTCAGATAGCTAGTATACTCCAGCTATACTGGATTCAGATATCTCCTGAaccatattttgtgtttttgtccttttttgcAAATGCTGTTTCCTCTTTTTGGAATGCTTTGCTTCTGCTGTTCCCTCTTTTGGGAATGCTTTGCTCTGGGAAAATTCCTAGTAATCCTTCAAGGCCTCAAGTGTCACTTCACAAGGATGCCATCATCCCTTGACCTACCCTGAGAGAGTGAAACACTAACTTTCTGTCCCTCCTACATATATCCGCAAAGGTAAAATGAGCAActgttcattcaataaacatttgagcacttgttttgtgccaggcactgtaacAGGTACAAAGTAATGAATATAACAGGCATAGTTGCACTCTCACGGACTATCTAGCAAAAGACAGACATTAAACAGAACCATGATAACTGCTTTAAAGGGCAGCAGGGAATACCAAGTGCTATATAAGATTATACAAAAGGTGAATGTGCACTGGTCTAGGATTAGGAAGAAAAAGCATGGACAGAAGGGCATGAGTATAAAGATCCTAAAGCAGCAAAACGAGTGGGAGATGGGAAGCCCAGaggtgtagctggaactacagatgtggaCAATACTACTTAAAATTACAACCCCCTCCAATCCCAATCTCCAAATTTTTAGCTGGGAAGAAACAAGATCAAATTTGAGTTTTAGAAAAAGCAATCTGGCCGCAGCATAGAGAATGATCTAGAGGAAGTCTAGTGGCAAAGAATCCAGTAAATATCCTTCCATCAGTCCAAGCAAGAGATCACAGCAGCTTCAACTCTGGTAGCAGCAGTAGAGATAAGACAGAAGTGGGCAGATTTGAGAGATATTTATTCAGAAAACAGAATCAACAGACATGGTGACTAAACGGAGAGGGAGACTCAGGCTCTGCATCCAGTGAAGATTTAGGTTtgagcagggtgcagtggcacatgatTGTAGTCCCACTGAcacaggacgctgaggcaggagcatcacttgagcctaggagttcaagtccagcctaggcaagtcTGGactatctcttttccttttttttttttttttaaagagttgtcACTTACTATCGGAGGCGTGTTGCTTGGGCTCTTTAAACTTCAATTTATTTATCTGTACAATTATAACAGCACCAACACCTCAAAAGGGTACTATGACCTTTTAAGTGAACTGACATATACATAACACTTTCTGAATGACTGGCACTTATCGTTCAAACAATGTTAGGAGCTAAAGGAAAATTTGGTGACTAAATGAACTGCAATTTTTTAACCATTTGCAAAGGTTCATTATGAGGTCCACTTAGCACTCTGCTTACCTGTCTGTAACCGCAAGTGGGCCTCAATATTTTGTAGTCGTTCTTCTACAGCCTGATTACCACAATCTCGAAGCATGCTGTTAGGTTTATGACCTGACCCTGGAATTCCTTCAGGTCTAGTCTGTGGTCCGTATGTATTCACAACTCTAGAAACTAAATTAACAAACTTTTGAGcctatatacatttatatttcaaaaatcagAAATTCTTATTCCCTAACagcactttgtatttttttcataaagaccATCTAACCACAAGTATGAAGGACGGcaagatgtttttgttttaaaataaaatttagatggGAAAGTTATTTCTATTCCATTTTGCTAATAATCTAGACTTCTGTCAGTGACTCAGATGTCATGTGGTGGTTACTTACCTTTTACGTGACTTTTAAATCCGGGGTAAGGAGTAAAAATCGCATCAGTTCTTGCACAACTATTTTCTAAGGAGAATTTAGATAAATAtaagtttaaatatattcttCCCTTCAAATGTATGAGATTTTAATAAACTTCCAATCATTCATATTAACATTTTActcataataattttaataaataatagtaacaataaattACCATCACACACAGGATAGAATTTAGTGACCTTCTTTACCTGTCAAAATGTATCGTAATATCTAATATTCTTACCTAATATTCAGATTTATATACAGAAAAGCCATCAACATTAAGTGGCACAAATTGATACAATTTTGAAAACCAATGTCACTATTCGGGCCTCTGGAGAAAATAATCTACTGTAGAGTATTTAAATTCTACTTCATCGTAGAACTAGAACTCATCATTTTTACTAGaattcttttaattcagcatgttttattttaatgccaAATTAGTGAACACCCAACAAAAAGAATTAtgtatttaacacatttttatttcagaactCCACATAAAGATGACCTCAAAACCTCAAGTACACACACATTTCCACTCTACCTAGATTTCCAGTGCTCATTTTAGAAATCTGTCATCACAAAAGTCATCTACTTCTTCTCATCCTACCACtttcaaaaaagtttaaatttaggAAAGGTCTGTTGTGAAAATTTGTTCCTATTTTTTTCCAAGCTGAAAAGTATAGTTTCTTTCAAATTAGATATCAATGCATAAATTACAAAGGGGGAAAATTGGAAAGATGTTAACATATAATACAACTAATATATTAACATAATTGTTATATATTAACATATGATACTACATAGTAATAATATATACTTGTGTTTGAAACAATGCTTAAAAGCCACACATTGGCAGTAAGTCTCCTGTAAAATTCCCttgaatattttgtaaaaaatggCTGGTAAATgagattcttaaaaaaaaaattccttccccCACcatgaaatttgatttttaaaaattccactgCTTATAGTTAGATTTGTACTATTAAAAtcccttttaataaaaaggaacacactaacatattaaaatgcatttatattttttcagttgaACTTTCCTTAGTAGTTCTGTTGATAAATCAAATAGTATGCATAAAATTCCAAATCCACTTAGCTTTTATATCCAGAGACTAAACagtcatctttccttttttttttttttttttggaggcaccTCAAAATATGCTTAAAAGGCCATCCTTTCTCCATTCTCTTCCTACCATTTAATGGGGCTAAGGGTTaaaaaaagaagctatcatcCATTCCAGAACTATATTCCAAACATATAGATTAACTGACCCATCAGTGAGAAATTCAGCATGGTGTGAGTATATGAGTGCTAGTCACTCTCCACAGCAATTCTTTCTAGCACTGTTTTGAGCCAGCAAGGAATTGAATGGGCCAAGGAATCCTGCTGAGCATTTCAATTCTTGTCAATTTCTATCCCCTGGTGGTTTATAATAATAGAGTTAGCAGGGAGAACAGAGGAATAACATTAGTGACACATGTGCTTGCTCTCGCAACAAACCCTTTCTCATAGTCGCTTATAGCTGGTTGTAGTACCTGAGATTTTGCCATTGTTGCACCTGTTCTGAAAAGCTAATAGGAAAATATACCAAATTTAGAGATGCACATGTGTAATGTTAATAGTAGCACACAGCTAAATTCAGGATCCAATACCAGcctatattatttcattattaagaGAATCAGTGTACCAATGTGATATGAGTCAGTTTTAGGTTCATCTGACAATTCTATGTTCATAATAATTAGTCATGAGATATTAGAGGCAACAAGAAACATGTTCATCCCAATTATGAATTCTTCTCCATAATTTTTCCTAAGAACTAGTTGTTCTGATTATTACTATGGTGCCTGAGTATGATCTATGGCACTGCTTTGCAATATTTTGTATTCTGCAGCATAACTGCAGATTTGTAAATGTACTATAGCATCAAGTAGAGAGGTAAAGGAGAATCTGATGAAAAACAACAAACGTATGCACTatggcagaaaggaaaaaagcaagacaCCATAGTCTTCATGATAAATTGGTTGTATTGTGACATAGGACATTTCAAACAGCTCAGGAGTAGTGAGAAAACTGCTCCCTCTGGAGGAATATTAACTTTAAGTTCACTTATGTATTAACATCATGATTTCACAGTACATGTATAGGTTTGAAACTCATAGAGCTCAGTTCCTTTTACTAGTGGGATAGATCAACCTTGTCACTCATACCTCACATTCATTTCCTAAAGGAACTTTAAAATAATCTTCGCCAGTGATAAACACTTTTAATGTTAGCATTTACTTTGTGTAACCAAAATGAAAACCAGTTTGCAATATAGTCTATTATTAAGCAGAAGGAAACTCTACTATCTTAGTTACTAACTAAACCTGTGAAATAACTTGAATTGTGTTCTTAAagctattcatttaaaaaataaataaaagattagagCAACTATAAAAATTGTGCTTAAAACCCtatgaaaattaatttctagGTAGTTACCTTGATTACAATCAATAACATTGCAAAATTCCCTGACgttgttttcattgatttcagCTTGCTTTCTTTCAATAAATGCAGATATTCGTCTGTCAATCTACAAACAACAAGTTTTAACAGTGTaaacataagatttttaaaaataataccctCTCACCCCCGCCAGAAAAACTTACTTCTGCTTTTCCAGCCTTTATCTGAACTACTTCTGGATCAAAATGGATCTGTGTCTTTTTCACATCTCCTAAAtcactttctttgtgtttttcttcctcttgtaGGTCACCAATGGAAAATTTGTCATTTGCTTCATTTTTGTTCCCCATTTCTGTTTTTCCTATCTCTTCAACAGCAGTTGTATTCTCCTCTTTAATTGGAGACTGAAGTTTTGCTAAAAAAGGCTGAGAACAACACAATTCCATCTGCTGAGGTTCAAACTGACCAAAATTAATtacacatttaatatatttacataaatttctgcaaagtaaatgaaatacttaatatcagttaataaatataaaaagttggTATACCAAGACACATAGATCTGACCACATGTAAGTATTTACTATTCTCTGCTATTGTAACCATTATCATTTGctataaattagttttaaaaaaggagagaggaaaaaagaaaagaaaaaagaaaagaaaacctaaggaaatttaaaattttctttgagaGAATCATTCTGTCACTCATCTTTTATTTTGTGCCAAATCAAAGCCTTCAGCCTCTGGCACCAATGCCACTTAATTAACATGTCATTCAAATGCCTCCTCAGAACACTAAGGCTTAGTATTTTTCCTCCTTAACATGAGAGCCAGTGCTCTCACTCAGCAAAGCCCTGCATTATCACTATATCACTGGAGATTCTCCACTTGAAACTGCAGTTGGCCAATGTGAATGAGGAAGATAGACATGAAATATATAGGTGTTAGGTTGAGTGAACACTCAGACATTTCCTGACATGGCAAGATCTCTTCTTGggtcataaaattaaattttaaaaaagaaaatgaacaagaaaaaaaaaaaagatctatagCTGAAAACAGGCAGAGGCCTATCACTATACTACAGGGGAAAACCCCTGTTGTAGACTATAAACTATATTACCCATTTACTGTTCCCCTCCCCCGCTCCCCACAATTAGGCCTCATTTGAGTTCTACAGCTCACTGCTCTGCCCTTTAAAACAGGGTTAACTATTACTTTTAACATGGAACAGTTAAAATTTCCCACAAAGTCAATGAATGGAGGGCTGAAAATTAATGCCTATTCCATTAGTCAAAACACACTAACACTGATAATGttccaattatttttttcatacccACAATTTTGCTTCCATTGTTTGCTATACTACTCTTTTGAAACCTTGTAACACCTTAATCACAGTAAACTGACCAATCCAAACAGTTTTTCCACTTGTCTTTTTGACACTTCACATTTTACACTTTGATTAGAGATAAACTGCAA
The window above is part of the Macaca fascicularis isolate 582-1 chromosome 7, T2T-MFA8v1.1 genome. Proteins encoded here:
- the MBIP gene encoding MAP3K12-binding inhibitory protein 1 isoform X6; the encoded protein is MGNKNEANDKFSIGDLQEEEKHKESDLGDVKKTQIHFDPEVVQIKAGKAEIDRRISAFIERKQAEINENNVREFCNVIDCNQENSCARTDAIFTPYPGFKSHVKVSRVVNTYGPQTRPEGIPGSGHKPNSMLRDCGNQAVEERLQNIEAHLRLQTGGPVPRDIYQRIKKLEDKILELEGISPEYFQSVSFSGKRRKVQPPQQNYSLAELDEKISALKQALLRKSREAESMATHHLP
- the MBIP gene encoding MAP3K12-binding inhibitory protein 1 isoform X7; amino-acid sequence: MGNKNEANDKFSIGDLQEEEKHKESDLGDVKKTQIHFDPEVVQIKAGKAEIDRRISAFIERKQAEINENNVREFCNVIDCNQENSCARTDAIFTPYPGFKSHVKVSRVVNTYGPQTRPEGIPGSGHKPNSMLRDCGNQAVEERLQNIEAHLRLQTGGPVPRDIYQRIKKLEDKILELEGISPEYFQSVSFSGKRRKVQPPQNYSLAELDEKISALKQALLRKSREAESMATHHLP
- the MBIP gene encoding MAP3K12-binding inhibitory protein 1 isoform X2; its protein translation is MAAATELSRPNSGDRSLERRCSPSLSREVLYEIFRSLQTLVGQLNLRDDVVKITIDWNKLQSLSAFQPALLFSALEQHILYLQPFLAKLQSPIKEENTTAVEEIGKTEMGNKNEANDKFSIGDLQEEEKHKESDLGDVKKTQIHFDPEVVQIKAGKAEIDRRISAFIERKQAEINENNVREFCNVIDCNQENSCARTDAIFTPYPGFKSHVKVSRVVNTYGPQTRPEGIPGSGHKPNSMLRDCGNQAVEERLQNIEAHLRLQTGGPVPRDIYQRIKKLEDKILELEGISPEYFQSVSFSGKRRKVQPPQNYSLAELDEKISALKQALLRKSREAESMATHHLP
- the MBIP gene encoding MAP3K12-binding inhibitory protein 1 isoform X1, which encodes MAAATELSRPNSGDRSLERRCSPSLSREVLYEIFRSLQTLVGQLNLRDDVVKITIDWNKLQSLSAFQPALLFSALEQHILYLQPFLAKLQSPIKEENTTAVEEIGKTEMGNKNEANDKFSIGDLQEEEKHKESDLGDVKKTQIHFDPEVVQIKAGKAEIDRRISAFIERKQAEINENNVREFCNVIDCNQENSCARTDAIFTPYPGFKSHVKVSRVVNTYGPQTRPEGIPGSGHKPNSMLRDCGNQAVEERLQNIEAHLRLQTGGPVPRDIYQRIKKLEDKILELEGISPEYFQSVSFSGKRRKVQPPQQNYSLAELDEKISALKQALLRKSREAESMATHHLP
- the MBIP gene encoding MAP3K12-binding inhibitory protein 1 isoform X3, which codes for MAAATELSRPNSGDRSLERRCSPSLSREVLYEIFRSLQTLVGQLNLRDDVVKITIDWNKLQSLSAFQPALLFSALEQHILYLQPFLAKLQSPIKEENTTAVEEIGKTEMGNKNEANDKFSIGDLQEEEKHKESDLGDVKKTQIHFDPEVVQIKAGKAEIDRRISAFIERKQAEINENNVREFCNVIDCNQENSCARTDAIFTPYPGFKSHVKVSRVVNTYGPQTRPEGIPGSGHKPNSMLRDCGNQAVEERLQNIEAHLRLQTGGPVPRDIYQRIKKLEDKILELEGISPEYFQSVQNYSLAELDEKISALKQALLRKSREAESMATHHLP
- the MBIP gene encoding MAP3K12-binding inhibitory protein 1 isoform X10, whose product is MGNKNEANDKFSIGDLQEEEKHKESDLGDVKKTQIHFDPEVVQIKAGKAEIDRRISAFIERKQAEINENNVREFCNVIDCNQENSCARTDAIFTPYPGFKSHVKVSRVVNTYGPQTRPEGIPGSGHKPNSMLRDCGNQAVEERLQNIEAHLRLQTELFWKKKKSSTTSTELFTG
- the MBIP gene encoding MAP3K12-binding inhibitory protein 1 isoform X5, whose amino-acid sequence is MAAATELSRPNSGDRSLERRCSPSLSREVLYEIFRSLQTLVGQLNLRDDVVKITIDWNKLQSLSAFQPALLFSALEQHILYLQPFLAKLQSPIKEENTTAVEEIGKTEMGNKNEANDKFSIGDLQEEEKHKESDLGDVKKTQIHFDPEVVQIKAGKAEIDRRISAFIERKQAEINENNVREFCNVIDCNQENSCARTDAIFTPYPGFKSHVKVSRVVNTYGPQTRPEGIPGSGHKPNSMLRDCGNQAVEERLQNIEAHLRLQTELFWKKKKSSTTSKLFTG
- the MBIP gene encoding MAP3K12-binding inhibitory protein 1 isoform X4, whose product is MAAATELSRPNSGDRSLERRCSPSLSREVLYEIFRSLQTLVGQLNLRDDVVKITIDWNKLQSLSAFQPALLFSALEQHILYLQPFLAKLQSPIKEENTTAVEEIGKTEMGNKNEANDKFSIGDLQEEEKHKESDLGDVKKTQIHFDPEVVQIKAGKAEIDRRISAFIERKQAEINENNVREFCNVIDCNQENSCARTDAIFTPYPGFKSHVKVSRVVNTYGPQTRPEGIPGSGHKPNSMLRDCGNQAVEERLQNIEAHLRLQTELFWKKKKSSTTSTELFTG
- the MBIP gene encoding MAP3K12-binding inhibitory protein 1 isoform X9, with protein sequence MAAATELSRPNSGDRSLERRCSPSLSREVLYEIFRSLQTLVGQLNLRDDVVKITIDWNKLQSLSAFQPALLFSALEQHILYLQPFLAKLQSPIKEENTTAVEEIGKTEMGNKNEANDKFSIGDLQEEEKHKESDLGDVKKTQIHFDPEVVQIKAGKAEIDRRISAFIERKQAEINENNVREFCNVIDCNQENSCARTDAIFTPYPGFKSHVKELFWKKKKSSTTSKLFTG
- the MBIP gene encoding MAP3K12-binding inhibitory protein 1 isoform X8; its protein translation is MAAATELSRPNSGDRSLERRCSPSLSREVLYEIFRSLQTLVGQLNLRDDVVKITIDWNKLQSLSAFQPALLFSALEQHILYLQPFLAKLQSPIKEENTTAVEEIGKTEMGNKNEANDKFSIGDLQEEEKHKESDLGDVKKTQIHFDPEVVQIKAGKAEIDRRISAFIERKQAEINENNVREFCNVIDCNQENSCARTDAIFTPYPGFKSHVKELFWKKKKSSTTSTELFTG